The segment TATATAGGATTCGCCAGAATCCCCAAGGCGAAGTCACCCAAAAGTACATGTAGTCACCCGTATTTTTGGCCCAACGCTCCGCCACAGAAACATAAGCGAGGAAAAAGTCCTTCAACTGAATCGCCGCTTCCTTCTGAGCCGCTTCGTCGAAATTGACGATCCGGCGATACCAGAGCAGGCGCAGGCTGTCCAGGAAGGCCGAGGAATCCGCCTCGCCATAGCGTTGGCTTACGAGTTCCGTCATCGGGTTGATGGCCGGAGTCTCCGAACCAGGAGTTGGGTCAACCCGTATCCACCGTCCAACTCCATCGTAAATCTCAGCCCAAGCGTGAGCATCGGCGTTTCTTACCATAAAGTACTTTTCGTAAGGATTCCATGTACCACCTTTGAATCCCACTACCACGCGAGCGGGATAGCCCGCCGCTCGGGCGGTCAAAACGAAAGAGGACGCGAAGAACTCGCAATGCCCCGGCAGGTCCGAACTAAACCAACGCGCAACTGGGTCCTCCATCTCCTGCACCTGAGGGAGCGTGACCGACATAGAATAGCTATGCTGCTTCCAAAGGTAACCGACCGCCCTACGAGCAAAATCCAGAGGAGGTAGACGCTCCCCTCCCAGAATTTCATTCGCCGCCGCCCTGAATATTGCAGTCGCCGGCTGTTCCTCAGGCAGAGAAAGCAAGGTTTCCGGATACTTGATCCGGCTCCGCTGAGGTTCGTCCACAAAGGAATCTGTCAGGAACTTTGGATACGAATTCGCTGGAACATCCGGAACAGACCCAGAGAAATCGACCGCTTCCAGCTGGTAGGAAACCATCTTGGAATTCGTTTCCTTCAAGGCCACCGAGTGCATGTGAGGATCGATCGCAATGTCCGTGAGGCTCGCTACCGTCATGTGTTTGAACGTTCCCAATATAGGAAGATAACGACTTACCTCCGGTTCTAGAAAGAAGGTCCAACGATCGCGGTCTTGCGTGGAAGGAGTCTGGGCAATGCGCCGGTCTGGCCAATAGCGGACGGAATGGTAAGGCGATGCGAGCGGACTCTTCTGCAGGGCGCTTAAGCTTTCGGAAAGCTTGAAAGATCCGCTCTTGTATTCATCCAACGCCAACATTCTCCAATAGGGAGTCAAAGGCACCGAGGCATCCGCTGGAACATCCACTCGCAAGGCTACGCTGTCGTCGTTCTTGATATCCGTCACCTCTCCCAACTGGATGCTATCGCTGAAACCAGACAAGGACTCCTTCGACTTCATCTTGAAGAGGCTAACCTTGTCTTCGATGTCGATTCGCGGAATTGCGATAAAAACGATGGCTGCGACAAAAAGCATCGACGCAAACATCGATGTTCCAAGAAACAAGAACCGGGTAGAGAGAACGGAGCCCAAAGCTCGCAGAAAATTCATCTCATGCGTTTTGCGCATGCCTTCCAGCATTTCGTAGTCGCCTTCCGCCTTCGTCTCGATCGAGGTATTGATCAACAAGTAGAAGATAGCTAAGGCAGAAAATAGTAGTAGTTGCAACCCAAATACAAGCGTCGCCGTCAAGATACCTGTCATGATGATCAAGAACAGGCACAGGAGCGCTAGCTGCATTTCCTCGCGGCGCTTGTTGTGATTCAAGCAGCGAAACAGAATCAGCCATGTATTCAGGTCAAGCAAAGCGGGGATCGTATCTTTGGCAAGCACGTCGATCAAGACGAGCGGCACGATTGCTATAGCATATCCCTTCCAAACGATTTGCGGCACGCGGGCGATCCATGAGGGCTTGATCAGCGCCAGAGCCACTACCGAACTGGCGATGATGGCAGGGATCTTGTTGTGGCCGCTTATGTTGAACAACGTCGTGATACACACCAGCCCCATCAAGGCGCCGAGCATCCATTTCAGAGCGAGAAGATCCTCTAGACTATGCCTGTCCGATTTGGATTTCATTCACGTACGCACCAACGCTTCCGCCTTTTATTGGCTGGAAGCAGATTCGGTTGATTCCTCCGCTCTCCTTGTATCCATGCTCTAACTCTCCTGGCTGCAGCTCCGACAAGGCGTCGAAAAAACCTTCCAGGTCCGCAACTCGTTGAATCCGAAGGCTGGGTCCCCCTACGATGAGGCATGAGTCCAGCTTTCCCTCAAGGAACAGGTCTTCCGCTAAACTCGAGGCAAAGGAACACATCTTTTCGAAGGACTCCTCGTCCTTCCACAGAAAGGAAGCAGGATCCACCACAATATCCAGAAGCGACTGCGTTTCGGTCGCGTTCTGCTTCACGATCAACCGTCCTTGTTTCGCGGATACCTTCCAATGGATGGAACGCTGGGCATCGCCCTTTTCATAGTGCCGCAAACCAATCAACTCTCCTGAAATGCCCTGTTTCTTGCTGCTTTTTCCTTGCAGCAATCCCGAAACCTCCGGGTTTCGATAGCGCGTGTAAGAGATGCGCCTGGGCCATACCCTGATTTCTGATTCGCACTCACCGGGAAGGAACTTGGAGAGAAAGCCAAAGGGAAAACTGGAAACCGCGTTCTCAATCACGATCTTGGTTTTCATGCGGCGAACGGGCTTGAAACGCCAGACCAGCGTCGTCTCCTCTCCGGGATCCAAGCGTTGCTTCATGTACAGGCGACGCTTCTCGTCGGTCGCTTCCGTGGTCAGCCCGAAGGAAACGCAAAACAAGGGGAATCGCTGCCGCGCATTCTCTAAAACGACTTTGGCCTGCCCTTCTTCTCCAACGCGAAAGGTGGAACTCGTCTCCAGCCTCCAGCGCGCGCAAAGCAAATTTCCCCAGCACACCACCCCGCTCATGATAAGGGCAGCGATCAACAAGGCCAAGGCAGCAAACAAGATGTTGTTAACCGTGTTGTAGGCCGCCAAGCCGATCGTCAGGCCGATGAAGATGAGCAGCATGCCCGAACCTGTCGGAATCACCTTGTGCCCTTTGGGCGGGACCACTTGCTCGATCAACTTTCGCAGCAGGGATCCCCGACGGTTCGCCACCGCTGGGCCCTTCCAGTCAAATCGCTCTTCTGCTACCGGAGCTGCCATCGGCTCGCTTCCTTACTTGGGTTGCGGAATCGCGTTGAGCAAACGTGCCAGGATTCCTTCCACCATGCGTCGCTCCTCCAAGGCGTCCGAAGAAGGACGGCGCAGGTTGAGGCGATGCCCCATCACGGATTGAGCCACCTGCAAAACGTCCTCCGGAATCACAAAATCGCGACCGAGGTAGAGCGCCCGGGCCTGCGACGCCACCTTGAGGGCGATCCCCCCGCGGACGCTGATGCCGGCCTTGAATTCGCTTTCCGTACGGGTCGCGGTGATGAGCTTGAGCATGTACTCCAAGATGGAGTGCTCGATAAATACCTTCTTCACGGTGGCCTGCATGACTTCGATCGCCGCCGGTTCCACCGCGTCTTCCACCACCATCTC is part of the Pelagicoccus enzymogenes genome and harbors:
- a CDS encoding transglutaminaseTgpA domain-containing protein; translated protein: MKSKSDRHSLEDLLALKWMLGALMGLVCITTLFNISGHNKIPAIIASSVVALALIKPSWIARVPQIVWKGYAIAIVPLVLIDVLAKDTIPALLDLNTWLILFRCLNHNKRREEMQLALLCLFLIIMTGILTATLVFGLQLLLFSALAIFYLLINTSIETKAEGDYEMLEGMRKTHEMNFLRALGSVLSTRFLFLGTSMFASMLFVAAIVFIAIPRIDIEDKVSLFKMKSKESLSGFSDSIQLGEVTDIKNDDSVALRVDVPADASVPLTPYWRMLALDEYKSGSFKLSESLSALQKSPLASPYHSVRYWPDRRIAQTPSTQDRDRWTFFLEPEVSRYLPILGTFKHMTVASLTDIAIDPHMHSVALKETNSKMVSYQLEAVDFSGSVPDVPANSYPKFLTDSFVDEPQRSRIKYPETLLSLPEEQPATAIFRAAANEILGGERLPPLDFARRAVGYLWKQHSYSMSVTLPQVQEMEDPVARWFSSDLPGHCEFFASSFVLTARAAGYPARVVVGFKGGTWNPYEKYFMVRNADAHAWAEIYDGVGRWIRVDPTPGSETPAINPMTELVSQRYGEADSSAFLDSLRLLWYRRIVNFDEAAQKEAAIQLKDFFLAYVSVAERWAKNTGDYMYFWVTSPWGFWRILYMVFLGIILAAAFMIQRNMTLNVRELVLAPFRRGDPIRRKASKLLVRISERDYRDTERFSRVIADLQRLRFGAKESWPNARLVFREARRLR
- a CDS encoding DUF58 domain-containing protein, encoding MAAPVAEERFDWKGPAVANRRGSLLRKLIEQVVPPKGHKVIPTGSGMLLIFIGLTIGLAAYNTVNNILFAALALLIAALIMSGVVCWGNLLCARWRLETSSTFRVGEEGQAKVVLENARQRFPLFCVSFGLTTEATDEKRRLYMKQRLDPGEETTLVWRFKPVRRMKTKIVIENAVSSFPFGFLSKFLPGECESEIRVWPRRISYTRYRNPEVSGLLQGKSSKKQGISGELIGLRHYEKGDAQRSIHWKVSAKQGRLIVKQNATETQSLLDIVVDPASFLWKDEESFEKMCSFASSLAEDLFLEGKLDSCLIVGGPSLRIQRVADLEGFFDALSELQPGELEHGYKESGGINRICFQPIKGGSVGAYVNEIQIGQA